The Microcystis panniformis FACHB-1757 region GTTATCGTGCGTCAGATGACCTCTAAGGTGCGGATCGATGACGGCGGCGATACCAGTATGTTGCCCGGGGAATTGTTGGAATTGCGACAGGTGGAGACGGTAAATGAAGCCATGTCAATCACCGGTGGGGCGGCGGCTAAATATACGCCCGTACTACTGGGAATCACCAAAGCTTCCTTGAATACCGATAGCTTTATCAGTGCCGCCTCCTTCCAAGAAACCACCCGCGTCCTCACGGAAGCGGCGATCGAAGGCAAGTCCGACTGGTTACGGGGTCTCAAGGAAAACGTGATTATCGGTCGTCTGATTCCGGCGGGTACTGGCTTTAATTCCCACGAAAACATGGCGGGGATCAGCGATTACACCCCCCCAGAGGAGGAATATAACTACAACAACAATCGTGGTTATTACGCTGCCCCCAGCAGTCCCAGTTTCCCTCCTCGTCCCGGTTTCGGCGATAGTAGTGACGATAGCGATATGATTCTTGACGATCAAACCGCTCGCGCCTACGCTGAGGGTGATGTGGTCGATTTAGAGGATGATGAAATGGCTTTCCTCTCCTCCCGCGGCAGCAGTCGCTTTAGTCGCCAACCCATCAGCGACAGCTGGTCAGAAGCCGATGAGGAAGGGGATGAGGACGATTTCGAGGGGGATTACGAAGAAGAATAATCGTCTGTAGATATCTTAAAAGGAGGAGTGGCCGGAAAAACCCTTGTTATTCTCCAAAAACCTCCTCCTTCTCTCCCCAAACTCCCTACTTTTCCCGCTAACTCACCAGAGTTTGGCAATAAAAAAAGGCAGCCTTTCTTGTCAACCGGAAAGGAGACAAAGTAAGGATTTGAAGAATTTTCTCTCCAGTCGGGATGACAGGATTTGAACCTGCGGCATCCTGCTCCCAAAGCAGGCGCGCTACCAAGCTGCGCTACATCCCGAAGTAAACTCTTTTTTTAGTATAGCCTAAGAGCCGCATTCTTAATCGGGATACCAAAACATCCCTTTGATACCTTCGGGATCGAGAACAAAACCGAGACGACGATAGAAATCCACCACCTGCGGATCGGCGAAAAGAGTTATATTACTGATGTCCTCACCCCGCAACTTCCTGATCATAAATTTCATTAATGCTTTACCAAAGCCTTTACTTTGATAGTGAGGATGAACAACCACATCCCAGACTGTAGCATTAAAAGCGTGATCGGAAGTGGCACGAGCAAAACCCACTAAACGACGGCGATTACCTCGCACTTCCCACATCGACACGACTAAAAAACTACATTCGATCGCCTTTTTAACTTTGCGTAAAGGACGACGGGCCCAACCTACCGAGTCACAAAGTTCTTCTAACTCATATAGGTCTAGCTCTCGATCGGTACTAAAAAACACTCGCGTCTGTCCGAGGTCATTCTGGGCAACCTCTACCAAGTCTCCCGAATAGTCAGGTGATGCAGTGACTTCCGAGCTATTAAACAATCTTTTCCAAAAAACCATGCCGGGGGGCTACTGCCTCAATATTATCCTTTTAGCCTAGTATATTTTATTTTCCCCTCTCTAAGAACAATCGGGCAACCGGAGTCCAAATTTGATTGGTTGAGTACGGAGAGGGTGGGATTTGAACCCACGAACCATTGCTGGTTACTCGATTTCAAGTCGAGCGCAATCGACCACTCTGCCACCTCTCCAAGGCAGTACAGGATTACATTCTATCATTAGAACTCTTGCATAAATCAAAAAATTTTCCGCAAATGCAGGGAAAAGGGTTGCATATTAGACCTCTTGCAGAAATCAAAAATCGTTGTTAGGGTTGAGAGTCAGTAGCCATTAGTCAGTAGTCAGGAGAATTAAGAATGAATAATAATCAATTAAATCGTCTATTTACATATTTTTAGCGTTGGCTGAATAAATCTGTTGGTGGAGTCAGGAGTCAGTAGCCGGTCGTCAGTAGCCGGTCGTCAGTAGCCGGTCGTCAGGAGTCAGGAGATAGGAGATTATTTTATTTATTCTCCCCACACCCGTTACAGTAGAGCAGGAAGTCGCCTTCCCACCCCCTGCTTCAAAACCGGACTTACGACTTTCGCCGTATCCGGCTCCTGAGTAACTAGGCTACTGTCATTAGTAGAATAATAATGGGAATTATTATTTCCTTGTCTATTCAACTCTCTTGGCTGTATCCCCACCAGACAAGATTGTTGGTTTTAGGGCGTATATGACCGTTGATTGTTGCTTAGACTTCCTAGTTACCCGTCCTTTGTCAGCAGCTCTTTGATATTACTCAAAGCCTTGGCTTTTAAGGACATCCTCTCCCTCTATTGACTTGCGGATGGTTTCCTACTGCCCCGAACGGGCAGAGTCAATCAGGGTTACTTCGTTCCCTATAACCATTGGTTGAACCGTATTTGATGATACTGTCCACAACAGAGTAACGGGAATGCCTTACTGATAGTGGTATAAGCTATCAGCCCCAACTCTGTTAACTTTTGTTTCGAGCCTGTCAGCCTTTTGGCTCGTGGGTGTTGACGATGGTTAATTCGTATCTTCGCCCCAGGGCTATCCATAGGTTCTGGCTCAACGGGTTTCTGATTTAGGCTATCAGATACCGCTTTTTTTCCTCGCTCACTACCTCAGATGTACCAAGTCTAAAGCAGCAGGAAATGCCGTCACTCTAGGCATCTAGAGGACAGGACTAAGGTTATTACTAACCCGCACCTGTAGGGTTATCAAGTTATCAAGGTACTACATTTACCAAGCGGCTAATCCTCTAAACGTCTTACTGTCTAGTTTCTAGCCAACGAATCGCACCACACCCTACACCCCACACCCCACTTCCCACACCCCACACCCCACACCCGCCAAGATGACCGACTTGTTTGTTTAATTTCTGTAATTTTCGGCTTTCAAAGGGGAAAACTCAAATTAGAATAGGGAGGGATACCTTAAAATTGCTGTTTTGGCGTATAATCACCTCAATAAAATTTAGAAGCTCCTAGAGTTGATAGTTTTAAACATTTCTGTGAGGAAAATGTATTTATTATGAGTTCAATTATTGAAATCGGCGACCAAAAAATTAGCGAGTCAGAGGTATTGCCTCTTTTGGCAAAATATGGTATGTTACCCCAGTTAATCCGGGAAGTAATTATCGAGCAAGCGATCGCCAATATCACCTGCAATCCCGAAGAAAGAAACGCCGCCTATTCCCGTTTCTATCAAAATAATCAAATTGCCAACGATGAACAAATGAAATCTTGGTTACGACAAAACGGGATGGATTCCGAACAACTAGAATATCTAATTCTGCGGGACATTAAATTGGAAAAATTTAAACAGGAGACTTGGGATAACAAAGTAGAATCCTACTTCTTGCAAGTCAAAAATCAATTGGATAAGGTGGTTTATTCCCTGATTCGGACAAAAAATATCGGCATTGCCCAGGAACTATTTTTCCGGATACAGGATCGAGAAAATACCTTCGCTGAACTAGCTAAAAAATACTCCCAGGGAGCAGAAGCGGAAACCGGAGGACTAATCGGACCTGTGGAACTGAGCACTCCCCATCCCCAGATTGGGCAAATTCTCAAAGTCTGTAAACCGGGGCAACTGTGGCCACCGACGCAAGTGGGAGAATGGGTCGTGATTGTCCGACTGGAAAAATATTTATCCTGTGAACTGGATCCTCCCACCCGTCAACGCTTACGCAATGATTTATTCCAACAATGGTTAACGGCTCAAATGCAAACAGTGAAATTTATCTCCGAATCAAACCCAGTCAATAGCGAGCAGGGATCGATTATATAGCATTTCCTTGCAACACTGGGTAAACCTAGTCTTTTCGCTTAATTATTTGCCAACTTAGTCAATTTTCGCCTAGCCAATGAGTTATACCACTTTAGATTTTACCGCCTTTCTGGAGACCGTACAGCCCTTTGATCGCCTGCCCGTCGAGGTTAGACGTTCTCTGGGCCAGAAATTACAACCCTTTCGCTATGAGATGGGCAATGCGATCCTCAAGTGCGACCGCTTACCCTCCCACCTCGTCCTTCTCTACGAGGGAGAGGCCAGACTTTTGGGTTACGATGCTAGGGTTGACAATCCGTTGCCGGTTACTTTGGCTAAATTGCAGCCGGGGGATTTATTCGGGTGGATCAGTCTCCTGCGCGGTAGCCCCTGTGAAACGGTGATCGCTTCTTCGGAAGTCACTATCTGTTTAACCTTAAAACAAGAGGATTTTTGGTCTTTAATCAATAATTACCCCGAATTTAAGGAACATTTCTTTAAAGAAACCTCGATCGCTGAAGTTTATGCTCTCCTAGGCTCCTATCTTAAT contains the following coding sequences:
- a CDS encoding GNAT family N-acetyltransferase, yielding MVFWKRLFNSSEVTASPDYSGDLVEVAQNDLGQTRVFFSTDRELDLYELEELCDSVGWARRPLRKVKKAIECSFLVVSMWEVRGNRRRLVGFARATSDHAFNATVWDVVVHPHYQSKGFGKALMKFMIRKLRGEDISNITLFADPQVVDFYRRLGFVLDPEGIKGMFWYPD
- a CDS encoding peptidylprolyl isomerase, whose translation is MSSIIEIGDQKISESEVLPLLAKYGMLPQLIREVIIEQAIANITCNPEERNAAYSRFYQNNQIANDEQMKSWLRQNGMDSEQLEYLILRDIKLEKFKQETWDNKVESYFLQVKNQLDKVVYSLIRTKNIGIAQELFFRIQDRENTFAELAKKYSQGAEAETGGLIGPVELSTPHPQIGQILKVCKPGQLWPPTQVGEWVVIVRLEKYLSCELDPPTRQRLRNDLFQQWLTAQMQTVKFISESNPVNSEQGSII